From a single Microbacterium terrisoli genomic region:
- a CDS encoding glutaminase, with amino-acid sequence MELAEMWDAARRRLSDAPRERLGVLIQPRRILGLARAPRIVPRGSVWHLGVLLLGAGDDAGAGGGAGAGGGGVGGESGGPVFATGQIVRAREEVRRGFTAESQRERSALAGAARRGGFTEGEIVHLDWQPIDLDALARGEASGPLAVIDGVPSIRWSRGAGYAPLERYLDEQVELLRHPPAGAT; translated from the coding sequence GTGGAGCTCGCCGAGATGTGGGATGCCGCCCGCCGGCGTCTGAGCGACGCTCCGCGTGAGCGGCTCGGCGTGCTGATCCAGCCGCGGAGGATTCTGGGCCTCGCCCGCGCGCCGCGCATCGTGCCCCGCGGGTCGGTCTGGCACCTCGGCGTGCTCCTGCTCGGTGCGGGAGATGACGCCGGCGCGGGTGGTGGCGCCGGTGCGGGTGGTGGCGGTGTGGGTGGCGAGTCCGGCGGGCCCGTGTTCGCCACCGGCCAGATCGTGCGGGCACGCGAGGAGGTGCGCCGGGGATTCACCGCCGAGTCGCAGCGCGAGCGCTCGGCCCTGGCGGGGGCGGCCCGGCGCGGCGGCTTCACCGAGGGCGAGATCGTGCACCTCGACTGGCAGCCCATCGACCTCGACGCACTCGCCCGGGGTGAGGCATCCGGCCCGCTGGCAGTGATCGACGGAGTGCCGAGCATCCGCTGGAGCCGGGGCGCCGGCTATGCGCCGCTCGAGCGATATCTGGACGAGCAAGTCGAGCTGCTGCGGCATCCGCCCGCCGGCGCGACCTGA
- a CDS encoding CocE/NonD family hydrolase yields MKTKFLALIGSAVVVAPLSLGAAGSAANAVTDENPPILVKDGITQPLYDYSDAIRETVWVDAPDLDGDGRRERVAADIVRPRELDGTAKVPVIMDASPYYLSSGRGNEAEHKEYGADGTVDMMPLYYDNYFVPRGYAFVAVDMAGTARSTGCVDEGALSDIESVKAVVEWLNGNAAGYDASGDVVDADWTNGKTGMIGKSYDGTLANGVAATGVEGLKTIVPISAISSWYDYNRWQGAVKSNNYASYLSRAVAGNRTIPTDCNAQLTWMNENDGDETGQYTDFWADRDYRSGSLYDARNVTASVFVVHGLQDNNVKTMNASKWWADLAQTGVKRKMWLTRLGHVDPFDSERALWVKTLNRWFDSELMDVQNGIDREPAVSVEVGPNQWEQSKTWPIASARTMDLRLHGDGTMMLGKAESGTASYINTGRVSESAAVAATANPNRLLWVTGTTKHEIRISGTPTVDLAVNHSAPVGQVSVMLVDYGTMDRVSASGDGAMTLNTESCWGAATATDDACYRDVAKRVQSSNLQILARGWVRLDGAGDHTATVELAANDVVVPAGHHLGLVITGSNNGVIMPDTARNPYTVDLAQTTLHLPVSGPMSGFGPGALNIASTENLVDGTLPTAQDLFRGLED; encoded by the coding sequence ATGAAGACGAAGTTCCTTGCCCTCATCGGGTCAGCGGTGGTTGTCGCACCCCTGTCTCTGGGCGCCGCGGGCAGTGCCGCGAACGCTGTCACTGACGAGAATCCCCCGATCCTGGTGAAAGACGGGATCACCCAGCCCCTGTACGACTACTCCGACGCGATCCGTGAGACCGTGTGGGTGGATGCGCCCGACCTCGACGGTGACGGCCGGCGTGAGCGCGTCGCGGCCGACATCGTCCGACCGCGAGAGCTCGACGGCACAGCCAAGGTGCCCGTGATCATGGACGCGAGCCCGTACTACCTCAGCAGCGGCCGCGGCAACGAGGCCGAGCACAAGGAGTACGGCGCGGACGGCACGGTCGACATGATGCCGCTGTACTACGACAACTACTTCGTGCCACGCGGATACGCGTTCGTGGCTGTCGACATGGCCGGAACTGCCCGTTCGACCGGTTGCGTCGACGAGGGCGCCCTGTCTGACATCGAGTCGGTGAAGGCGGTCGTCGAGTGGCTGAACGGCAACGCCGCAGGCTATGACGCGAGCGGTGACGTCGTGGATGCCGACTGGACCAACGGCAAGACCGGCATGATCGGCAAGTCCTATGACGGGACGCTGGCCAACGGCGTGGCTGCCACGGGAGTAGAGGGACTGAAGACCATCGTGCCGATCAGCGCGATCAGCTCGTGGTACGACTACAACCGGTGGCAGGGCGCGGTCAAGTCCAACAACTACGCGAGCTATCTCTCGCGTGCTGTCGCCGGCAACCGCACCATCCCCACCGACTGCAACGCGCAGTTGACCTGGATGAACGAGAACGACGGTGACGAGACCGGCCAGTACACGGACTTCTGGGCCGATCGCGACTACCGTTCCGGATCGCTCTACGACGCCCGCAACGTCACCGCCAGCGTGTTCGTCGTGCACGGTCTGCAAGACAACAACGTCAAGACCATGAACGCCTCGAAGTGGTGGGCGGACCTCGCCCAGACCGGTGTCAAGCGCAAGATGTGGCTGACGCGACTGGGCCACGTCGACCCGTTCGACTCCGAGCGCGCTCTGTGGGTGAAGACCTTGAACCGCTGGTTCGATTCCGAACTGATGGACGTGCAGAACGGCATCGACCGCGAACCGGCTGTCAGCGTCGAGGTGGGTCCGAACCAGTGGGAGCAGTCCAAGACGTGGCCCATCGCCTCAGCGCGCACGATGGATCTGCGCCTCCACGGCGACGGCACGATGATGCTCGGCAAGGCCGAGAGCGGCACAGCGAGCTACATCAACACCGGTCGAGTGTCCGAGTCGGCCGCAGTCGCGGCGACTGCGAATCCGAACCGCCTGCTCTGGGTGACCGGCACCACGAAGCACGAGATCCGCATCTCGGGCACTCCGACGGTCGACCTTGCGGTCAACCACTCGGCCCCCGTCGGCCAGGTCTCGGTCATGCTGGTCGACTACGGCACGATGGACCGGGTCTCGGCCAGCGGCGACGGCGCGATGACACTGAACACCGAGTCCTGCTGGGGCGCGGCGACCGCGACCGACGACGCCTGCTACCGCGACGTCGCCAAGCGGGTGCAGAGCAGCAACCTGCAGATCCTGGCCCGCGGCTGGGTGCGTCTGGACGGCGCCGGTGACCACACGGCCACTGTCGAGCTGGCCGCGAACGACGTCGTGGTCCCGGCCGGACACCATCTGGGCCTGGTCATCACGGGAAGCAACAACGGTGTGATCATGCCCGACACCGCCCGCAACCCCTACACGGTCGACCTGGCCCAGACCACGCTTCACCTGCCGGTCTCGGGCCCGATGAGCGGCTTCGGCCCGGGCGCGCTGAACATCGCCAGCACGGAGAACCTGGTGGACGGCACGCTGCCGACCGCTCAGGATCTGTTCCGGGGGCTGGAGGACTGA
- a CDS encoding GTP pyrophosphokinase, protein MSPTQLRVMRDELQRFLLPYRFGLQEVGTKIDILRDEFLYLHDYNPIEHVSSRVKTPDSLVEKIARKGVDPDFAAIRAHITDIAGVRITTSFTADAYRLFDLLTAQDDITVRRVKDYIAHPKPNGYKSLHAIVGVPVFLSTGPVEVPVEVQFRTIAMDFWASLEHKIYYKYARQVPPELLAELKDAAQSAALLDARMERLHRELHGGQRQLEAGTDDRVVVV, encoded by the coding sequence ATGTCGCCGACCCAGCTGCGCGTCATGCGCGACGAACTCCAGCGCTTTCTGCTGCCGTACCGGTTCGGCCTGCAAGAGGTCGGAACCAAGATCGACATCCTGCGCGACGAGTTCCTCTATCTGCACGATTACAACCCGATCGAGCACGTCTCCAGCCGCGTCAAGACCCCCGACAGCCTCGTCGAGAAGATCGCCCGCAAGGGCGTGGACCCCGACTTCGCAGCGATCCGCGCGCACATCACCGACATCGCCGGAGTGCGCATCACGACGAGCTTCACCGCCGACGCGTACCGTCTGTTCGACCTGCTCACCGCGCAGGACGACATCACCGTTCGCCGCGTGAAGGACTACATCGCGCACCCCAAACCCAACGGGTATAAGAGCCTGCACGCGATCGTGGGTGTGCCGGTGTTCTTGTCGACCGGGCCCGTCGAGGTGCCGGTCGAAGTGCAGTTCCGCACGATCGCCATGGATTTCTGGGCGAGCCTCGAGCACAAGATCTACTACAAGTACGCCAGGCAGGTGCCGCCCGAGCTGCTGGCAGAATTGAAGGATGCCGCTCAGTCGGCCGCCCTGCTCGACGCGCGGATGGAGCGGCTGCACAGAGAACTCCACGGCGGGCAGCGCCAGCTCGAGGCCGGCACCGACGACCGGGTTGTCGTCGTCTGA
- a CDS encoding RNA polymerase sigma factor: MTLSDSAEPADQHDEATPRWERAGELFAAWRDGDAHAMDELVRLMTPPLWHMARAYRLDSALAEDVVQTTWLTLLRRHEAIDDPRAVSGWLGTTARREAWRVLRAHRRVDATEADRLERHLGAQESAEDEAERGLAAQRLWAAVTELTERCQRLLRIVAFDERPDYARIAHDLSMPVGSIGPTRQRCLAKLRALLGDDTQAVTHDA, from the coding sequence ATGACGCTGAGCGACTCCGCCGAACCGGCAGATCAGCACGACGAGGCGACTCCGCGGTGGGAACGAGCGGGGGAGCTCTTCGCCGCGTGGCGCGACGGCGACGCCCACGCGATGGACGAGCTGGTGCGCCTGATGACGCCGCCGCTGTGGCACATGGCGCGCGCCTACCGACTCGACAGCGCACTGGCCGAGGACGTCGTGCAGACCACCTGGCTGACGCTGCTGCGGCGCCACGAGGCGATCGACGACCCGCGCGCGGTGTCGGGATGGCTCGGCACGACCGCTCGTCGTGAGGCATGGCGTGTGCTGCGCGCCCACCGACGGGTCGATGCCACCGAGGCCGACAGGCTCGAACGGCATCTGGGTGCGCAGGAATCCGCCGAGGACGAAGCCGAACGCGGGCTGGCCGCCCAGCGGCTGTGGGCGGCGGTGACCGAGCTGACCGAGCGGTGCCAGCGCCTGCTGCGCATCGTCGCGTTCGACGAGCGTCCCGACTACGCGCGCATCGCGCACGACCTGTCGATGCCCGTCGGCTCGATCGGACCCACGCGGCAGCGGTGCCTCGCAAAACTGCGAGCGCTGCTCGGCGACGACACGCAGGCGGTGACCCATGATGCATGA
- a CDS encoding cation:proton antiporter: MNASFVLIPLMAVLAPLASRGIGRWVRIPVVVFELVLGIIVGPSVLGWALPADFVHTLSQFGLAMLFFIAGTEMQLSVLRGRSGRGAIWGWLISIVAGVALGFIVAPAEGAVIIGVALASTALGTLLPILRDSGDLPTPFGRAVSALGAVGEFGPLVAISVFLGGRSPGAATIVLALFVLIAAGAVWYALAGPRGALHRFVNATLHTSGQFAVRVVFVLLAALVALSVLLDIDMLLGAFTAGIVWRLLIRHADEHDREEVESKIEAVGFGFLVPIFFIYTGVTFDLRSLIESPLLLLMVVVALIVLLIVRGLPSMLASPEGSGWRDRIAVALMGATGLPVIVAVTAIGVDKGILSTAAAAVMVGAGMLSVLLFPLLAITVRGDQLPAGLPADDAA, from the coding sequence GTGAATGCGAGTTTCGTGCTGATCCCGCTGATGGCGGTGCTGGCGCCGCTGGCCTCGCGGGGGATCGGCCGATGGGTGCGCATACCCGTCGTGGTGTTCGAGCTCGTGCTCGGCATCATCGTCGGGCCGTCGGTGCTCGGCTGGGCGCTGCCGGCGGACTTCGTGCACACGCTTTCGCAGTTCGGCCTGGCGATGCTGTTCTTCATCGCCGGAACCGAGATGCAGCTGAGCGTCCTGCGCGGGCGCTCCGGTCGAGGCGCGATCTGGGGATGGCTGATCAGCATCGTCGCCGGTGTGGCGCTGGGCTTCATCGTCGCCCCCGCTGAGGGGGCCGTCATCATCGGCGTCGCACTGGCCTCGACGGCCCTCGGCACTCTGCTGCCGATTCTGCGCGACAGCGGGGATCTGCCGACCCCCTTCGGGCGTGCGGTCAGTGCGCTGGGCGCGGTCGGCGAGTTCGGGCCGCTCGTGGCGATCTCGGTCTTCTTGGGCGGGCGCTCGCCGGGCGCCGCGACGATCGTGCTCGCGCTGTTCGTGCTGATCGCGGCCGGTGCGGTCTGGTACGCGCTGGCGGGTCCGCGCGGCGCGCTGCACCGGTTCGTGAACGCGACCCTGCACACGTCGGGTCAGTTCGCGGTGCGCGTCGTGTTCGTGCTGCTGGCGGCACTGGTCGCCCTGAGCGTCCTGCTCGACATCGACATGCTGCTGGGCGCGTTCACCGCCGGCATCGTGTGGCGGCTGCTGATCCGCCACGCGGACGAGCACGACCGCGAAGAGGTCGAGAGCAAGATCGAGGCCGTCGGGTTCGGCTTCTTGGTGCCGATCTTCTTCATCTACACCGGGGTGACCTTCGATCTGCGTTCGCTGATCGAATCGCCCCTGCTGCTGCTCATGGTGGTGGTGGCGCTGATCGTGCTGCTGATCGTGCGCGGACTTCCGTCGATGCTGGCCTCCCCCGAAGGGTCGGGATGGCGCGACCGCATCGCCGTCGCTCTGATGGGCGCGACAGGTCTGCCGGTCATCGTCGCCGTCACCGCCATCGGCGTGGACAAGGGCATCCTCTCCACCGCCGCGGCCGCGGTGATGGTCGGGGCCGGGATGCTGTCTGTGCTGCTGTTCCCGCTGCTCGCGATCACTGTGCGCGGCGACCAGCTGCCGGCGGGCCTGCCCGCCGACGACGCCGCGTAG
- a CDS encoding FMN-binding negative transcriptional regulator — MYVPHFNRIDDLDAARAFVRQASVGLLITAGPDGVPDATLLPLLWDGDRVVAHFARANEHWKRIAEGAPGLIVVSGPDAYVTPSWYAAKAEHGKVVPTWNYSAVQLRGTVTVHDDPDWLRDAVTRLTDRHEADRADPWAITDAPEKYVAGQLHAIVGVELRVEQVDAKAKWSQNRSEADRAGVVAGYEAQGRPVPAAHVRDGVL, encoded by the coding sequence ATGTATGTGCCTCACTTCAATCGCATCGACGACCTCGACGCCGCGCGGGCGTTCGTGCGACAGGCCTCGGTGGGACTGCTGATCACCGCCGGGCCGGATGGGGTGCCGGATGCCACGCTCCTGCCGCTGCTGTGGGACGGCGACCGCGTCGTCGCACACTTCGCCCGCGCCAACGAGCACTGGAAGCGCATCGCCGAGGGCGCCCCCGGACTTATCGTGGTCTCGGGACCCGACGCGTACGTCACGCCGTCGTGGTATGCCGCGAAGGCCGAGCACGGCAAGGTCGTGCCGACGTGGAACTACTCCGCGGTGCAGCTTCGCGGGACCGTCACGGTGCATGACGACCCAGACTGGCTTCGGGATGCCGTGACCCGCCTGACCGATCGCCACGAGGCCGACCGGGCCGACCCGTGGGCCATCACGGATGCGCCCGAGAAGTACGTCGCGGGCCAACTGCACGCGATCGTCGGCGTCGAGCTGCGCGTCGAGCAGGTCGACGCGAAGGCCAAGTGGAGCCAGAACCGCTCAGAGGCCGACCGCGCCGGCGTCGTCGCCGGCTATGAGGCGCAGGGCCGACCGGTGCCGGCTGCGCACGTGCGCGACGGGGTGCTCTGA
- a CDS encoding MDR family MFS transporter, which yields MSSTTEPDPVLEPHHTRNVLLVFAGLMVTMLLASLDQTIFSTALPTIVGDLHGVNEMSWVITIYILASTIMLPIYGKLGDLIGRKGIFIGAITIFIVGSIIGGWAQDMTWLIIGRGVQGLGGGGLMILSQAIIADVVPARERGKYMGIMGGVFAISSVAGPLLGGWFTDDLTWRWGLWMNIPLGILAIVAATVFLHLPATPKHKVRLDVFGIGLLALASTGIVLISTWGGHDAPYGYAWDSPQIIGLIAGTVISAVAFVFVERRAPEPVMPLHLFRKLNFNLMTGAGLAIGVAMFGTLAYIPTYLQMVTGANATQSGLLMIPMMGTVLLSSIVSGALVTRTGRYKWAPISGTLVTAGGMVLLSTMTPDLPVWVMCVFLGVMGLGLGLCMQIFVLVVQNTFPASQVGVATATNNYFRQIGASLGSAIVGSVFTARLINLLTERMPAGAGAGAGGTNSLTPELVKGLPGPIRDIIVGAYNDALTPIFLYILPLVLVGTVLVCFVREDPLKKTIDRSDVTAESLEIDGANAVASTTGRIAVIERDGA from the coding sequence ATGAGCTCCACCACTGAACCAGACCCGGTCCTCGAACCACATCACACCCGCAACGTCCTGCTGGTGTTCGCGGGGCTCATGGTGACGATGCTGCTGGCATCGCTGGACCAGACCATCTTCAGCACCGCTTTGCCCACGATCGTCGGCGACCTGCACGGGGTCAACGAGATGAGCTGGGTCATCACGATCTACATCCTCGCCTCGACGATCATGCTGCCGATCTACGGCAAGCTCGGCGACCTGATCGGCCGCAAGGGCATCTTCATCGGTGCGATCACGATCTTCATCGTGGGCTCGATCATCGGCGGCTGGGCGCAGGACATGACCTGGCTGATCATCGGCCGCGGCGTGCAGGGCCTGGGTGGCGGCGGCCTGATGATCCTGTCTCAAGCGATCATCGCCGACGTGGTGCCGGCCCGCGAGCGCGGCAAGTACATGGGCATCATGGGCGGCGTGTTCGCCATCTCATCCGTGGCGGGCCCGCTCCTGGGCGGCTGGTTCACCGACGATCTCACCTGGCGCTGGGGCCTGTGGATGAACATCCCGCTCGGCATCCTCGCGATCGTCGCCGCCACTGTGTTCCTGCACCTGCCGGCCACCCCCAAGCACAAGGTGCGCCTCGATGTGTTCGGCATCGGACTGCTGGCACTGGCATCCACCGGCATCGTCCTCATCAGCACGTGGGGCGGACACGACGCGCCCTATGGCTACGCGTGGGATTCTCCGCAGATCATCGGCCTGATCGCCGGAACAGTCATCTCCGCGGTCGCGTTCGTGTTCGTCGAGCGACGCGCACCCGAGCCGGTCATGCCGCTGCACCTGTTCCGCAAGCTGAACTTCAACCTGATGACCGGCGCGGGCCTGGCCATCGGCGTGGCCATGTTCGGAACGCTCGCCTACATTCCGACCTATCTGCAGATGGTCACCGGCGCGAACGCGACCCAATCCGGTCTGCTGATGATCCCGATGATGGGCACGGTGCTGCTCTCGTCGATCGTCTCGGGGGCCCTGGTCACCCGCACCGGCCGCTACAAGTGGGCACCGATCTCCGGCACGCTGGTGACCGCAGGCGGCATGGTGCTGCTGTCCACGATGACCCCCGACCTGCCCGTGTGGGTCATGTGCGTGTTCCTGGGCGTCATGGGCCTCGGACTCGGCCTCTGCATGCAGATCTTCGTCCTGGTTGTGCAGAACACGTTCCCGGCGTCGCAGGTGGGAGTGGCCACGGCGACGAACAACTACTTCCGTCAGATCGGCGCGTCGCTGGGCTCGGCGATCGTGGGCAGCGTCTTCACCGCCCGCCTGATCAACCTGCTCACCGAGCGGATGCCGGCCGGAGCGGGCGCAGGCGCCGGCGGAACCAACAGCCTGACGCCCGAGCTGGTCAAGGGTCTGCCGGGCCCGATCCGCGACATCATCGTGGGCGCCTACAACGACGCGCTGACGCCGATCTTCCTGTACATCCTGCCGCTCGTGCTGGTGGGCACCGTGCTGGTGTGCTTCGTGCGCGAAGACCCGCTGAAGAAGACGATCGACCGCAGCGATGTGACCGCCGAGAGCCTGGAGATCGACGGCGCGAACGCCGTGGCATCCACCACCGGCCGCATCGCCGTGATCGAACGCGACGGAGCCTGA
- a CDS encoding TetR/AcrR family transcriptional regulator: MQETSTPGLRERKKQQTRHRLEAAAVAIVSEDGIEHLTIDAVSERAEVSPRTFFNYFDSKEDAILGLRTEDDTRQFVDAVVAELPAAPLIDNVLEMLVRVSDSAMLDHELRERRRAVLHRYPELLGRHFGHMGRMLNPLTEGVQALMARDGEGQDAAGQDAATAPHARAQTASACGPHGATGDPHAQVVLMMCGAALRASMITVAESYGDLSTDQSLALLHTRAAALVRETIERLS; encoded by the coding sequence GTGCAAGAAACGTCCACCCCCGGTCTGCGCGAGCGCAAGAAGCAGCAGACCCGCCACCGTCTCGAGGCGGCAGCCGTCGCGATCGTCTCCGAAGACGGCATCGAGCACCTGACGATCGACGCGGTCAGCGAGCGCGCCGAGGTCTCGCCCCGCACTTTCTTCAACTACTTCGACAGCAAGGAAGACGCGATCCTGGGGCTGCGCACCGAAGATGACACCCGACAGTTCGTCGATGCCGTCGTCGCCGAGCTTCCGGCCGCACCGCTGATCGACAACGTGCTCGAGATGCTCGTGCGCGTCAGCGACAGCGCGATGCTCGACCACGAGCTGCGCGAGCGGCGCCGAGCCGTGCTGCACCGCTACCCCGAGCTGCTGGGGCGCCACTTCGGCCACATGGGTCGCATGCTCAACCCGCTCACCGAGGGTGTGCAGGCGCTGATGGCCCGCGACGGCGAGGGGCAGGATGCCGCGGGCCAGGATGCCGCGACCGCTCCGCACGCGCGAGCCCAGACCGCGTCAGCGTGCGGGCCCCACGGCGCCACCGGCGACCCGCACGCCCAAGTCGTCCTGATGATGTGCGGAGCAGCGCTGCGCGCATCGATGATCACGGTCGCCGAGAGCTACGGCGACCTGTCCACAGACCAATCACTCGCGCTGCTGCACACCCGAGCGGCAGCCCTCGTCCGCGAAACCATCGAAAGGCTCTCATGA
- the glgX gene encoding glycogen debranching protein GlgX: MSVETWPGSAYPLGATFDGNGTNFALFSEGAERVELCLFDKRGVETRVDLIDVDAYVWHAYLPRVAPGQRYGYRVHGVYDPAAGTRFNEFKLLLDPYAKAVDGQPTFGQPLFSYDLTDPTQRNDDDSASSMMTSVVINPYFDWDGDRAPRTPYGQTVIYEAHVKGLTQQHPDVPEEIRGTYSAIAHPAIIAHLKKIGVTAIELMPVHQFVADASAAPGAPSNYWGYNTIAFLAPHNGYASSTKRGQQVQEFKAMVRALHAAGIEVILDVVYNHTAEGNELGPTLSMRGIDNHAYYRLDEKDPSKYTDYTGTGNSLNVSHPHTLQLIMDSLRYWVLEMHVDGFRFDLASALAREFYEVDRLSAFFDIVQQDPVISQVKLIAEPWDLGPGGYQVGNFPALWTEWNGQYRDTVRDFWRGEPQALGEFASRLTGSSDLYAHSGRRPVASVNFVTSHDGFTLRDLVSYNEKHNEANGEQNRDGTDDNRSWNSGVEGPTDDPQILALRARQQRNFIATLLLSQGVPMISHGDELGRTQQGNNNAYNQDGPLTWIDWDAADKPLIEFTAALSKLRREHPTFRRSRFFDGRPVAREAGGPVPDLAWLRPDGTLMRPEDWESGFGRAIAVFLNGDGIHGRDARGREITDRHFIVLFNAGDSPEQFTVPQVQYSPDWDVVVETGAAIDGDGPIAPGHIVTLEPKALAVLGAHIESAARADHSVAASLSATGSVRTVSGHKRARKK, translated from the coding sequence ATGAGCGTAGAGACGTGGCCCGGGTCGGCCTACCCACTGGGGGCGACGTTCGACGGCAACGGCACGAACTTCGCTCTGTTCAGCGAAGGTGCCGAGCGTGTCGAGCTGTGCCTGTTCGACAAGCGCGGAGTAGAGACCCGTGTCGACCTGATCGACGTGGACGCCTATGTGTGGCACGCCTACCTGCCGCGCGTCGCGCCCGGCCAGCGCTACGGCTACCGGGTGCACGGCGTGTACGACCCTGCGGCGGGGACCCGGTTCAACGAGTTCAAGCTGCTGCTGGACCCCTATGCGAAGGCCGTCGACGGCCAGCCCACGTTCGGGCAGCCCCTGTTCTCCTACGATCTGACGGACCCGACGCAGCGCAACGACGATGATTCGGCGTCGTCGATGATGACCTCGGTCGTCATCAACCCGTATTTCGACTGGGACGGCGATCGCGCCCCGCGCACCCCGTACGGGCAGACCGTGATCTACGAAGCGCACGTGAAGGGGCTGACCCAGCAGCATCCCGACGTGCCCGAAGAGATCCGCGGCACCTACAGTGCGATCGCGCACCCGGCGATCATCGCGCACTTGAAGAAGATCGGCGTGACCGCGATCGAGCTCATGCCGGTGCACCAGTTCGTCGCCGATGCCTCGGCCGCGCCGGGGGCTCCCAGCAATTACTGGGGCTACAACACGATCGCATTCCTCGCGCCGCACAACGGCTACGCCTCGAGCACGAAGCGCGGCCAGCAGGTGCAGGAGTTCAAGGCGATGGTGCGCGCCCTGCACGCGGCGGGCATCGAGGTGATCCTCGACGTCGTCTACAACCACACCGCCGAGGGCAACGAGCTCGGCCCCACCCTCAGCATGCGCGGCATCGACAACCACGCGTACTACCGACTCGACGAGAAGGATCCGTCGAAGTACACCGACTACACCGGCACCGGCAACAGCCTGAACGTCAGCCACCCGCACACGCTGCAGCTGATCATGGACTCGCTGCGTTACTGGGTGCTCGAGATGCACGTGGACGGGTTCCGGTTCGACCTCGCCTCGGCGCTGGCACGCGAGTTCTATGAGGTCGATCGCCTGAGCGCGTTCTTCGACATCGTCCAGCAGGACCCGGTGATCTCGCAGGTCAAGCTGATCGCCGAGCCGTGGGACCTGGGTCCCGGCGGCTACCAGGTCGGCAACTTCCCGGCGCTGTGGACCGAGTGGAACGGCCAGTACCGTGACACCGTGCGGGACTTCTGGCGCGGCGAGCCGCAGGCGCTGGGCGAGTTCGCGTCGCGGTTGACCGGGTCCAGCGACCTGTACGCGCACTCGGGGCGTCGGCCCGTGGCATCCGTCAACTTCGTCACGTCGCACGACGGCTTCACGCTGCGCGACCTCGTCTCGTACAACGAGAAGCACAACGAGGCCAACGGCGAGCAGAACCGCGACGGCACCGACGACAACAGGTCGTGGAACAGCGGGGTCGAGGGGCCGACCGACGACCCGCAGATCCTCGCGCTGCGCGCTCGCCAGCAGCGCAACTTCATTGCGACGCTGCTGCTGAGCCAGGGCGTGCCGATGATCTCGCACGGCGACGAGCTCGGGCGCACGCAGCAGGGCAACAACAATGCGTACAACCAGGACGGCCCGCTCACCTGGATCGATTGGGATGCCGCAGACAAGCCGCTGATCGAATTCACCGCCGCACTGTCGAAGCTGCGTCGCGAGCATCCGACCTTCCGGCGCAGTCGGTTCTTCGACGGCAGGCCGGTGGCCCGCGAGGCAGGCGGTCCGGTGCCCGACCTTGCATGGCTGCGGCCGGACGGCACGCTCATGCGCCCCGAAGACTGGGAATCCGGCTTCGGCCGGGCGATCGCGGTGTTCCTCAACGGCGACGGGATCCACGGCCGCGATGCGCGCGGGCGCGAGATCACCGACCGACATTTCATCGTGCTGTTCAACGCCGGAGATTCCCCTGAGCAGTTCACCGTGCCGCAGGTGCAGTACAGCCCGGACTGGGACGTGGTGGTCGAGACCGGGGCCGCCATCGACGGCGACGGGCCCATTGCGCCCGGTCACATCGTCACTCTCGAGCCGAAGGCGCTCGCCGTGCTCGGTGCGCATATCGAGAGCGCCGCGCGCGCGGACCACTCCGTGGCGGCGTCGCTGTCGGCCACCGGCAGCGTGCGCACAGTCTCGGGGCACAAGCGCGCCCGCAAGAAGTAG